One Arthrobacter sp. StoSoilB19 DNA window includes the following coding sequences:
- a CDS encoding DUF4193 domain-containing protein gives MATDYDAPRKQEEESPADSLEALQASRGGNAQTAVIDVDENDTAEGIDLPGADLSNEELTVIVVPEQSDEFTCSSCFLVRHRSQVAREKDGLKYCRDCEG, from the coding sequence ATGGCTACCGATTACGATGCTCCACGCAAGCAGGAAGAAGAGTCGCCGGCCGACTCTCTCGAGGCCCTCCAGGCGTCACGGGGCGGCAACGCGCAGACCGCGGTTATCGATGTCGACGAGAACGACACCGCTGAAGGCATCGACCTGCCCGGCGCCGATCTGTCCAATGAGGAACTGACCGTCATTGTGGTTCCCGAGCAGTCCGATGAGTTCACCTGCTCGTCGTGCTTCCTGGTCCGGCACCGCTCCCAGGTTGCCCGTGAAAAGGACGGCCTGAAGTACTGCCGCGACTGCGAAGGCTGA
- a CDS encoding APC family permease codes for MTETIRTSTAKPGPHAHAPSADGVSAKGLKGGQLGLLAVVVLGISTIAPAYTLTSALGPTVNEAGLQLPVIFLIGFIPMILVSLAYRELNADSPDSGTTFTWVTKAFGPWVGWMGGWGLLAANIIVLSNLAGVAVDFFYLFLSQLTGSPELADLAGNKALNVLTCFVFVALAVWVSYRGLHTTKVVQYGLVGFQLLVLGLFVAMAFANWSTSETAIPFSWDWFDVTKIETFGQIAAGISLSIFVYWGWDVCLTVNEETANGQKTAGLAGTLTAVIVLAIYLLVSIATMMFAGVGDTGNGLNNADNQENIFTALASPIMGPFAILMSLAVLSSSAASLQSTFMSPSRSLLAMAHYGALPEPFSRISRKFATPGYATIAAGILSAGFYAVMHVVSENVLNDTILALGLMICFYYGLTALACTWYFRHSLFNSTRHFLLRLVCPVVGGVGLFVVFVQTAVDSLAPEFGSGSEVFGVGLVFILGIGILALGAVVMLVMSRTHPGFFRGETLKRDTPALVVPE; via the coding sequence ATGACAGAGACAATCCGCACCAGTACGGCCAAACCCGGTCCGCACGCCCACGCCCCGTCCGCGGACGGCGTCAGCGCCAAAGGCCTCAAGGGCGGGCAGCTCGGGCTCCTCGCCGTCGTCGTCCTGGGCATTTCAACCATCGCCCCCGCCTACACCCTCACCAGCGCACTCGGACCCACCGTCAATGAAGCCGGACTCCAGTTGCCAGTCATCTTCCTGATCGGGTTCATCCCCATGATCCTGGTCTCGCTCGCCTACCGGGAGCTCAATGCCGACTCCCCGGACAGCGGCACAACCTTCACCTGGGTGACCAAAGCCTTCGGCCCCTGGGTCGGCTGGATGGGCGGCTGGGGCCTGCTGGCCGCCAACATCATCGTGCTGTCCAACCTGGCCGGCGTCGCCGTCGACTTCTTCTACCTCTTCCTGTCCCAGCTCACCGGCTCACCGGAACTGGCAGACCTGGCCGGCAACAAAGCGTTGAACGTCCTGACCTGCTTCGTGTTCGTGGCGCTGGCTGTTTGGGTCAGCTACCGCGGGCTGCACACCACCAAGGTGGTGCAGTACGGCCTGGTGGGCTTCCAGCTTCTGGTCCTGGGCCTGTTCGTCGCCATGGCCTTCGCCAACTGGTCCACGTCCGAAACGGCCATCCCGTTCAGCTGGGACTGGTTCGACGTCACGAAGATCGAGACGTTCGGCCAGATTGCCGCCGGCATCTCGCTGTCGATCTTCGTGTACTGGGGCTGGGATGTGTGCCTCACGGTCAACGAGGAAACAGCGAACGGCCAGAAGACGGCCGGACTGGCCGGCACCCTGACCGCCGTCATCGTCCTGGCCATCTACCTCCTGGTCAGCATCGCCACCATGATGTTCGCCGGCGTCGGGGACACCGGCAACGGCCTGAACAACGCCGACAACCAAGAGAACATCTTCACGGCCCTGGCCTCCCCCATCATGGGCCCCTTCGCCATCCTGATGTCCCTCGCCGTGCTGTCCAGTTCCGCGGCCTCCCTCCAGTCCACGTTCATGTCGCCGTCCCGAAGCCTGCTGGCCATGGCGCACTACGGCGCCCTGCCTGAACCGTTCAGCCGGATCAGCAGGAAGTTCGCGACGCCGGGCTACGCCACCATCGCCGCCGGCATCCTGTCCGCCGGGTTCTACGCGGTGATGCACGTGGTCAGCGAAAACGTCCTGAATGACACCATCCTGGCCCTGGGTCTGATGATCTGCTTCTACTACGGCCTCACCGCGCTGGCCTGCACCTGGTACTTCCGCCACAGCCTGTTCAACAGCACCCGCCACTTCCTGCTGCGGCTGGTATGCCCGGTGGTGGGCGGCGTGGGCCTGTTCGTGGTGTTCGTCCAGACCGCCGTGGACAGCCTGGCGCCGGAGTTCGGCAGTGGTTCCGAGGTCTTCGGCGTGGGCCTGGTGTTCATCCTGGGCATCGGCATCCTGGCCCTGGGCGCCGTCGTCATGCTGGTCATGTCCCGCACGCACCCCGGCTTCTTCCGCGGCGAAACCCTCAAGCGGGACACCCCCGCGCTGGTAGTGCCGGAATAG
- a CDS encoding DNA starvation/stationary phase protection protein → MKASPTLTNNLQAVLADLIELHVQGKQAHWNIVGTNFRDLHLQLDEIVDAARQFADDTAERMRALHALPDGRSSTVAETTSLAQFPEGLISTTDAIERIVAAMEAAVGTMRKVHDEVDEEDPTSADLLHEFIARLEQFAWMVQAENMKPTAKVTAADSK, encoded by the coding sequence ATGAAAGCTTCACCGACACTGACCAACAATCTGCAGGCTGTCCTGGCCGACCTGATCGAACTGCACGTCCAGGGCAAGCAGGCGCACTGGAACATCGTGGGCACCAACTTCCGCGACCTGCACCTGCAGCTTGATGAGATCGTCGACGCTGCCCGCCAGTTCGCCGACGACACAGCCGAACGAATGCGCGCCCTGCATGCACTCCCGGACGGCCGCAGCTCCACCGTTGCCGAAACCACCAGCCTGGCCCAGTTCCCTGAAGGGCTGATCAGCACTACGGATGCCATCGAGCGGATCGTTGCCGCCATGGAAGCCGCCGTGGGCACCATGCGCAAAGTCCATGACGAGGTGGACGAGGAGGATCCCACCTCCGCGGACCTCCTGCACGAGTTCATTGCCCGGCTGGAGCAGTTTGCCTGGATGGTACAGGCTGAAAACATGAAGCCGACCGCCAAGGTCACAGCCGCCGACTCCAAGTAG
- a CDS encoding MFS transporter — MTTSIESSATGQASSTSVRPPWRDWLALGLLMFPVLLVAVDNTALTFALPAIARALEPTGVQLLWIVDAYPLVLAGLLVSMGSLGDRIGRRRLLILGSIGFAALSVATAFAPAPEWLIAGRAALGFFGAMLMPSTLSLIRNIFPEPNRRRLAVAIWAAGFSGGAALGPIFGGWLVEHFWWGAVFLVAVPLMLPLLAFGPALIPESKDPAPGKVDIPSILLSMLVMVPVVYGIKAVATEGPGAAGLGAIAFGLAMGAVFVQRQQRLAHPLLDMSLFRNRVFSMAISANILALFSFNGFILFLAQHLQLLEGMTPSAAGVAMIPALAATVVAGLVVVPLVRKVRPGYVVAAGLAFSATGYTMVAFGNHDGGPSLLLAALLVLALGVGTAETISNDLILGSAPPEKSGAAAAISETGYEVGSLLGTAVLGSILTASYQQNLRLPAGLDGMLPGSSLHSARETLAGAVEAANLLPASLSDTVRDAAASAFDSGVHITAAIGLVLMATAAVLAAVVLRKVPKAA; from the coding sequence ATGACCACTTCCATCGAGAGTTCGGCAACCGGGCAGGCAAGCAGCACTTCCGTGCGTCCTCCGTGGCGCGACTGGCTGGCGCTGGGGCTCCTGATGTTTCCCGTGCTGCTGGTGGCGGTGGACAACACCGCACTGACGTTCGCGCTGCCGGCCATCGCCCGGGCCCTGGAACCCACGGGCGTGCAGCTGCTGTGGATCGTTGACGCCTACCCCCTGGTGCTGGCCGGGCTGCTGGTATCAATGGGAAGCCTCGGCGACCGGATTGGGCGGCGGAGGCTGCTCATCCTTGGCAGCATCGGCTTTGCCGCGCTGTCCGTTGCGACGGCTTTTGCACCCGCGCCGGAATGGCTCATCGCCGGCCGCGCCGCCCTGGGATTCTTCGGCGCCATGCTGATGCCGTCCACCTTGTCGCTGATCCGCAACATTTTCCCCGAGCCCAATCGCCGCAGGCTGGCCGTCGCCATCTGGGCCGCCGGATTCTCCGGCGGCGCGGCCCTGGGTCCGATCTTCGGCGGCTGGCTGGTGGAGCACTTCTGGTGGGGTGCCGTCTTCCTGGTGGCGGTCCCCCTCATGCTCCCCCTGCTGGCGTTTGGACCGGCCCTCATCCCGGAATCGAAGGATCCGGCACCCGGCAAGGTGGACATCCCCAGCATCCTGCTCTCCATGCTGGTCATGGTGCCCGTTGTCTACGGGATCAAGGCAGTTGCCACCGAAGGTCCAGGGGCGGCAGGTCTGGGCGCCATCGCCTTCGGCCTGGCCATGGGGGCGGTGTTCGTGCAGCGGCAGCAGCGGCTGGCGCACCCCCTGCTGGACATGTCCCTATTCCGGAACAGGGTGTTCAGCATGGCCATCAGCGCCAACATCCTTGCCCTGTTCTCCTTCAACGGCTTCATCCTGTTCCTCGCCCAGCACCTCCAACTCCTCGAGGGAATGACGCCGTCCGCAGCCGGCGTTGCCATGATCCCGGCACTGGCCGCCACGGTGGTGGCCGGCCTGGTGGTGGTGCCGCTGGTCCGCAAGGTCCGCCCGGGATACGTGGTGGCAGCGGGGTTGGCGTTCAGTGCCACCGGCTACACCATGGTCGCATTCGGGAATCACGACGGCGGCCCCTCGCTGCTGCTGGCAGCCCTGCTGGTCCTTGCATTGGGCGTGGGTACGGCCGAAACCATCTCCAACGACCTCATCCTCGGGTCCGCGCCGCCGGAGAAGTCAGGCGCTGCCGCGGCAATCTCCGAGACCGGCTACGAGGTGGGGTCGCTGCTGGGCACGGCGGTACTGGGCTCCATCCTGACGGCGTCCTACCAGCAGAACCTGCGGCTGCCCGCAGGCCTTGACGGCATGCTGCCCGGCTCCTCCCTGCACAGCGCGAGGGAAACACTTGCCGGCGCAGTGGAAGCAGCAAACCTGCTGCCCGCTTCCCTGTCGGACACCGTCCGGGACGCTGCGGCGTCAGCGTTTGATTCCGGCGTGCACATCACTGCGGCAATTGGGCTGGTACTGATGGCGACGGCGGCAGTCCTCGCCGCCGTCGTGCTGCGGAAGGTGCCGAAAGCGGCCTGA
- a CDS encoding TetR/AcrR family transcriptional regulator, producing the protein MPRKPVARDAVLDAFESLLIEVGERAATLDAVARRAGVSKGGLLYHFPNKEAMIAVLLDRLEGLAGEDADAMASAAEGAAAYFIRSSVWADTPLDRAIVAATRLAEVAHEETRRRFAAIQQRWLDEIAADVGPGLAKAVLYMGDGLYFNAMLSVAPAPAGGAAADVEELLAALERLRR; encoded by the coding sequence ATGCCCCGAAAGCCTGTTGCCCGTGACGCGGTCCTTGACGCCTTCGAGTCCCTGCTGATTGAAGTGGGTGAGCGGGCGGCCACCCTCGATGCCGTGGCGCGCAGGGCCGGCGTATCCAAAGGCGGCCTCCTCTACCACTTTCCCAACAAGGAAGCCATGATTGCCGTGTTGCTCGACCGCCTGGAGGGCCTGGCGGGCGAGGATGCCGATGCCATGGCGTCGGCAGCTGAAGGCGCCGCGGCCTACTTCATCCGTTCCTCGGTCTGGGCGGATACCCCTTTGGACCGTGCCATCGTGGCCGCCACCCGGCTTGCAGAGGTGGCCCACGAGGAGACGCGGCGCCGCTTCGCGGCCATCCAGCAGCGCTGGCTGGACGAAATTGCTGCGGATGTGGGACCTGGACTGGCCAAGGCAGTCCTCTATATGGGGGACGGCCTGTACTTCAACGCCATGCTGTCCGTGGCCCCTGCGCCGGCCGGGGGAGCGGCCGCTGACGTGGAGGAACTCCTGGCCGCGCTGGAACGGCTCCGCAGGTAG